From the Chloroflexia bacterium SDU3-3 genome, one window contains:
- a CDS encoding serine protein kinase, translating to MTVQTGSALLQSISELQDQRTFQELNWSGAFADYLDIVSQDPKVTRNAFQRIYDMIMSYGSEEFVDAKKRLIRYRFFSDTSFDQNDAIFGLEIPLMRLVNFFKGAAKGYGTEKRVLLLHGPVGSSKSTIVRRLKRGLEHYSRREDGALYTFDWYMGEIPDGKGWDYASAAQEEWEPCPMHEDPLRLIPRDLRERFLADFNAGKPDDEQVSIVGDLCPACRYNFKDLMLRYKGDWSKLIRHVRVRRLIFSEQDRMGIGTFQPKDEKNQDSTELTGDINYRKIAIYGSDSDPRAFNFDGEFNIANRGVIEFVEMLKLDVAFLYDLLGASQEHKIKSKKFAQTDIDEVIIGHTNEPEYRRLENNEFMEALKDRTVRIDIPYITRLRDEIQIYERDFNRKRVKVHIAPHTLEVAAMWAVLTRLEEPKKPNLTLLQKMKLYNGKTLPGFTEDNIKELRKEANREGMEGISPRYIQDKISNALVSFQQDGYINPFMVLNELESGLKNHALISNEEARKRYKDLLSVVKEEYTEIVKNEVQRAISADEEAIKRLCGNYIDNIKAYTQRERVRNKFTGQMEEPDERLMRSIEEKIDIPESRKDDFRREIMNYIGALAIEGKTFDYKTNERLHKALELKLFEDQKDSIKLTSLVSRVIDKDTQEKIDVVKSRLIRDFGYNDQSATDVLNYVASIFARGDTKN from the coding sequence ATGACAGTTCAGACCGGCTCGGCGTTGTTACAGTCGATCAGCGAGCTGCAGGATCAGCGCACCTTCCAGGAGCTCAACTGGAGCGGCGCATTTGCAGACTACCTCGACATCGTGTCTCAGGACCCCAAGGTGACACGCAACGCCTTCCAGCGAATCTACGACATGATCATGTCGTATGGCAGCGAAGAGTTTGTTGATGCAAAGAAGCGCCTCATCCGCTACCGGTTTTTCAGCGACACATCCTTCGATCAGAACGACGCTATTTTTGGGCTTGAGATTCCCCTGATGCGCCTGGTGAACTTCTTCAAGGGCGCGGCCAAGGGCTACGGCACCGAGAAACGCGTGCTGCTGCTGCACGGCCCGGTCGGCTCGTCGAAATCCACGATCGTGCGCCGCCTCAAGCGCGGGCTTGAGCACTACTCGCGCCGCGAGGATGGCGCGCTCTACACCTTCGACTGGTACATGGGCGAGATCCCCGACGGCAAGGGCTGGGACTATGCCAGCGCGGCGCAGGAGGAGTGGGAGCCGTGCCCCATGCACGAGGATCCGCTGCGGCTCATCCCCCGCGACCTGCGCGAGCGCTTCTTGGCCGATTTCAACGCGGGCAAGCCCGATGATGAGCAGGTGTCGATCGTGGGCGATCTCTGCCCTGCCTGCCGCTACAACTTCAAAGACCTGATGCTGCGCTACAAGGGCGACTGGAGCAAGCTCATCCGCCATGTGCGGGTGCGCCGCCTGATCTTCAGCGAGCAGGACCGCATGGGCATCGGCACGTTCCAGCCCAAGGATGAGAAGAACCAGGACTCGACCGAGCTGACCGGCGACATCAACTACCGCAAGATCGCGATCTACGGCTCGGACTCCGACCCGCGCGCCTTCAACTTCGATGGCGAGTTCAACATCGCTAACCGCGGCGTGATCGAGTTCGTCGAGATGCTCAAGCTCGATGTGGCCTTCCTGTACGACCTGCTCGGCGCATCGCAGGAGCACAAGATCAAGTCCAAGAAGTTCGCCCAGACCGATATCGATGAGGTGATCATCGGGCACACCAACGAGCCAGAGTACCGCCGCCTGGAGAACAACGAGTTCATGGAGGCGCTCAAGGACCGCACGGTGCGCATCGACATCCCCTACATCACCCGCCTGCGCGATGAGATCCAGATCTATGAGCGCGACTTCAACCGCAAGCGCGTGAAGGTGCACATCGCCCCGCACACCCTGGAGGTGGCGGCTATGTGGGCGGTGCTGACCCGCCTGGAGGAGCCAAAGAAGCCGAACCTGACGCTGCTGCAGAAGATGAAGCTCTACAATGGCAAGACCCTGCCCGGCTTCACCGAGGACAACATCAAGGAGCTGCGCAAAGAGGCCAACCGCGAGGGCATGGAGGGCATCTCGCCCCGCTACATCCAGGACAAGATCTCGAACGCGCTGGTCTCGTTCCAGCAGGATGGCTATATCAACCCCTTCATGGTGCTGAACGAGCTGGAGAGCGGCCTGAAGAACCACGCACTGATCAGCAACGAAGAGGCCCGCAAGCGCTACAAAGATCTGCTCTCGGTGGTGAAGGAAGAGTACACCGAGATCGTCAAGAACGAGGTGCAGCGCGCGATCTCCGCCGACGAGGAGGCGATCAAGCGGCTGTGCGGCAACTATATCGACAACATCAAGGCCTACACCCAGCGCGAGCGGGTGCGCAACAAGTTCACCGGCCAGATGGAAGAGCCGGACGAGCGACTGATGCGCTCGATCGAGGAGAAGATCGACATCCCCGAGTCGCGCAAGGATGACTTCCGCCGCGAGATCATGAACTACATCGGCGCGCTGGCGATCGAGGGCAAGACCTTTGACTACAAGACCAACGAGCGGCTGCACAAGGCGCTGGAGCTGAAGCTGTTCGAGGACCAGAAGGACTCGATCAAGCTGACCTCGCTGGTATCGCGCGTGATCGATAAGGACACCCAGGAGAAGATCGACGTGGTCAAGTCGCGCCTCATCCGCGATTTCGGCTACAACGACCAGAGCGCGACCGATGTGCTGAACTATGTGGCCAGTATCTTCGCACGTGGCGACACCAAGAATTAG
- a CDS encoding DUF444 family protein: MSMRRVERDLGRFRQIVRGKIKKDLRKYMSQGEMIGRQGKRYVSIPMPQIDIPQFRYGSKQGGGVGQGEGDVGDPIGQGDGQPGQGQAGSDPGQHVVEVDITIEELAQIIGEELQLPNIQPKGRKTIISQKDRYSGIRKVGPDSLRHFKRTYREALRRQIASGEYNAKDPVIVPIREDMRYRSWKVTQQPESNAVIIYMMDVSGSMGSEQKELVRITAFWIETWLRSQYKEIDIRYIVHDAAAKEVDQDTFYHLREGGGTKISSAYKLCIKLIEERYPPDEWNIYPFHFSDGDNWGGGDTRECVDLLRSYLLPKSNQFCYGQVRSLYGSGRFAHDLEEYLGREENLMVSEIADRDDIYDAIKAFLGKGK, from the coding sequence ATGTCCATGCGTCGTGTTGAGCGCGATCTGGGCCGGTTTCGCCAGATCGTGCGAGGAAAAATAAAGAAAGACCTGCGCAAGTATATGTCGCAGGGCGAGATGATCGGGCGTCAGGGCAAGCGCTATGTCTCCATCCCCATGCCGCAGATCGACATCCCGCAGTTTCGCTATGGCTCGAAGCAGGGCGGCGGCGTGGGCCAGGGCGAGGGCGATGTGGGCGACCCGATCGGCCAGGGCGACGGCCAGCCCGGCCAGGGCCAGGCCGGCAGCGACCCTGGCCAGCACGTGGTCGAGGTGGACATCACCATCGAGGAGCTGGCCCAGATCATCGGCGAGGAGCTGCAGCTGCCCAACATCCAGCCCAAGGGCCGCAAGACTATTATCTCGCAGAAGGATCGCTACTCCGGCATCCGCAAGGTCGGCCCCGACTCGCTGCGCCACTTCAAGCGTACCTACCGCGAGGCGCTGCGTCGCCAGATCGCCTCGGGCGAGTACAACGCCAAAGACCCCGTGATCGTGCCCATCCGCGAGGATATGCGCTACCGCTCGTGGAAGGTGACCCAGCAGCCCGAGTCCAACGCCGTGATCATCTACATGATGGATGTCTCTGGCTCCATGGGCAGCGAGCAGAAGGAGCTGGTGCGCATCACCGCCTTCTGGATCGAGACCTGGCTGCGCTCGCAGTACAAGGAGATCGACATCCGCTATATCGTGCACGACGCGGCGGCCAAGGAGGTCGACCAGGACACGTTCTACCACCTGCGCGAGGGCGGCGGTACCAAGATCTCCTCGGCCTACAAGCTCTGCATCAAGCTGATCGAGGAGCGCTACCCGCCGGATGAGTGGAACATCTACCCCTTCCACTTCTCCGACGGCGACAACTGGGGCGGCGGCGATACCCGCGAGTGCGTGGACCTGCTGCGCAGCTACCTGCTGCCCAAATCCAACCAGTTCTGCTATGGCCAGGTGCGCTCGCTCTACGGCTCGGGCCGATTCGCCCACGACCTAGAGGAGTACCTGGGCCGCGAGGAGAACCTGATGGTCTCGGAGATTGCCGACCGGGATGATATCTACGATGCGATCAAGGCGTTCCTTGGAAAAGGCAAGTAG
- a CDS encoding SpoVR family protein yields MKNTRLPPELQAAWEEIEGYAKHYGLDFYPIIFEVLDYRTLYETAALGGFPTRYPHWRFGMDFDQLIKGHVWLGSTIYEMVINTSPSYAYLLEGNEHVTQKMVMAHVTGHVDFFKNNMWFAHTNRKMLDEMANHASRVQRIIDRYGYDVVEDFIDTCLSLENLIDYHAPYIKRHESQSEQPIMDDDDPQVARGLRVDRDYMKGYINPPEFLAAQQRRMDEEEAKSRRFPESPQKDILLFLMTYAPLERWQHTILEIIRDEAYYFAPQGMTKILNEGWACLTANARIYTQRGLLPMREVVEQRMDATVHDGAARQRVYDWAHLPDRETVRIRTRRGFVLDGSATHRVLLADGAWRRLDALAEGARLRVSAGPDLWPDAPAERGGRWADQIQPVEPAPGALWQAGPRGGVAVSAPATRGVRAPAHVDAPFAALLGTLAAAGQIDAASGVVTASFDTLVQARRFAALASAALGLDAELAQRGDLWLAALAGRGLLPLLAHLGLTAYTAGRGHIPEAILRSPRAVAAAFLRGLADGLGRVGAGLLALEGLGETASMHAQLLLLNFGILSTRTQGEGQRWRCELAGASARLFAQQIGCSDAGRQALLLSGAADAEDWTDEVVEISRGRADVYDISVTQTHAYAAQGLINHNSFWHSEIMTKKALRDDEVISFADLHSGVVATSQQRLNPYKLGLELLRDVEERWNKGRFGKEYEECEDIAAKKQWDKNLGIGRQKLFDIRRFYNDVTFIDEFLTPEFCLEHKLFSFRYNRDTDVYEIASREFKEVKEKLLFRLTNFGQPFIYVEDGNYNNRGEIYLRHRHEGVDLKMDYARETMRNIHKIWTRPVHLESLIEDKRRLISFDGRDYTERKLD; encoded by the coding sequence ATGAAAAATACCCGCCTCCCCCCCGAACTCCAGGCCGCATGGGAAGAGATAGAAGGATACGCCAAGCACTACGGCCTTGACTTCTACCCGATCATCTTCGAGGTGCTCGACTACCGGACGCTCTACGAGACAGCAGCGCTCGGTGGCTTCCCCACGCGCTACCCCCACTGGCGGTTTGGCATGGACTTCGACCAGCTGATCAAGGGCCACGTGTGGCTGGGGTCGACGATCTACGAGATGGTGATCAACACCAGCCCTTCCTACGCCTACCTGCTGGAGGGCAACGAGCATGTGACGCAGAAGATGGTGATGGCGCACGTCACTGGCCACGTTGATTTTTTTAAGAACAACATGTGGTTTGCCCACACCAACCGCAAGATGCTGGATGAGATGGCCAACCACGCCTCGCGCGTCCAGCGCATCATCGACCGCTACGGCTACGATGTGGTCGAGGATTTCATCGACACTTGCCTCTCGCTGGAAAACCTGATCGACTACCACGCGCCCTACATCAAGCGCCACGAGTCGCAGTCCGAGCAGCCGATCATGGATGACGACGACCCCCAGGTGGCGCGCGGGCTGCGGGTGGATCGCGACTACATGAAGGGCTACATCAACCCGCCCGAGTTCCTAGCGGCCCAGCAGCGGCGCATGGATGAGGAGGAGGCGAAGTCGCGGCGCTTCCCCGAGAGCCCGCAGAAGGACATCCTGCTGTTCCTGATGACCTACGCGCCGCTGGAGCGCTGGCAGCACACCATCCTGGAGATCATCCGCGACGAGGCCTACTACTTCGCGCCCCAGGGCATGACCAAGATCCTGAACGAGGGCTGGGCCTGCCTCACCGCCAACGCGCGGATCTACACCCAGCGCGGCCTGCTGCCCATGCGCGAGGTGGTGGAGCAGCGCATGGACGCCACGGTGCACGACGGCGCGGCGCGCCAGCGCGTGTACGACTGGGCGCACCTGCCCGACCGCGAGACAGTGCGCATCCGCACGCGGCGCGGCTTTGTGCTGGATGGCTCGGCGACGCACCGTGTGCTGCTGGCCGATGGCGCGTGGCGGCGGCTGGATGCGCTGGCCGAGGGCGCGCGGCTGCGTGTGAGCGCTGGCCCCGACCTGTGGCCCGATGCGCCAGCCGAGCGCGGCGGGCGCTGGGCGGACCAGATCCAGCCGGTGGAGCCTGCGCCTGGTGCGCTGTGGCAGGCCGGGCCGCGCGGCGGTGTGGCGGTGTCCGCGCCTGCGACGCGCGGGGTGCGCGCTCCAGCGCATGTGGATGCGCCATTTGCCGCGCTGCTGGGAACGCTGGCCGCTGCCGGGCAGATCGATGCGGCCAGCGGTGTGGTGACGGCCTCGTTTGATACGCTGGTGCAGGCGCGGCGCTTCGCGGCCCTGGCCAGCGCCGCGCTGGGGCTGGATGCCGAGCTGGCCCAGCGCGGCGACCTGTGGCTGGCCGCCCTGGCCGGGCGCGGCCTGCTGCCGCTGCTGGCCCACCTGGGCCTTACGGCGTACACCGCCGGGCGCGGCCACATCCCCGAGGCCATCCTGCGCTCGCCAAGGGCGGTGGCGGCGGCCTTCCTGCGCGGCCTGGCCGATGGGCTGGGGCGCGTGGGCGCGGGCCTGCTGGCGCTGGAGGGCCTGGGCGAAACGGCCAGCATGCACGCCCAGCTGCTGCTGCTGAACTTCGGCATCCTTTCCACCCGCACGCAGGGCGAGGGCCAGCGGTGGCGCTGCGAGCTTGCGGGTGCGTCGGCGCGGCTTTTTGCCCAGCAGATCGGCTGCAGCGATGCGGGGCGGCAGGCCCTGCTGCTGAGCGGCGCGGCGGATGCCGAGGACTGGACCGATGAGGTGGTGGAGATCAGCCGGGGCCGCGCCGATGTGTACGACATCTCGGTGACGCAGACGCACGCCTACGCGGCGCAGGGCCTGATCAACCACAACAGCTTCTGGCACTCGGAGATCATGACCAAGAAGGCCCTGCGCGACGACGAGGTGATCAGCTTCGCCGACCTGCACTCGGGCGTGGTTGCCACTAGCCAGCAGCGGCTTAACCCCTACAAGCTGGGGCTAGAGCTGCTGCGCGATGTGGAGGAGCGCTGGAACAAGGGTCGCTTCGGCAAGGAGTATGAGGAGTGTGAGGATATCGCTGCCAAGAAGCAGTGGGATAAGAACCTGGGGATCGGGCGGCAGAAGCTGTTCGATATCCGGCGCTTCTACAACGACGTGACCTTCATTGACGAGTTCCTGACCCCCGAGTTCTGCCTTGAGCACAAGCTGTTCAGCTTCCGCTATAACCGCGACACGGATGTGTACGAGATCGCGTCGCGCGAGTTTAAAGAGGTGAAGGAGAAGCTGCTCTTTCGCCTAACAAACTTCGGCCAGCCGTTTATCTATGTTGAGGATGGCAACTACAACAACCGCGGCGAGATCTACCTGCGCCACCGCCACGAGGGGGTGGATCTGAAGATGGACTATGCCCGCGAGACCATGCGCAACATCCACAAGATCTGGACCCGCCCCGTGCACCTTGAGTCGCTGATCGAGGACAAGCGCCGCCTGATATCGTTCGACGGGCGCGACTACACCGAGCGCAAGCTCGACTAG
- the prmC gene encoding peptide chain release factor N(5)-glutamine methyltransferase, which yields MVKRANPQPLAQLLAWAAAELGSASPTPRLDAELLMAEALGGWSRARVLAEAQHTPTPQQQAAFERMVQRRAQLEPVAYIIGRREFYGLDFEVTPDTLVPRPETELLVELALAAARRMVRDGARQVDVADIGTGTGCISVAVAANCTAARVLAVDLSAAALAVAARNVARHRLGAQVRLAQGDLLGPLGQPVDLLLSNPPYTILADIDENVRRHEPHLALDGGPDGLDLYRRLLADAPARLAPGGVVILEIGDTQGAAVAALARAAFPGAAVEVYRDLAGLDRVVLVDTGGGR from the coding sequence ATGGTGAAGAGAGCGAACCCCCAGCCGCTGGCCCAGCTGCTGGCCTGGGCCGCCGCCGAGCTTGGCTCGGCCAGCCCCACCCCCCGGCTCGATGCCGAGCTGCTGATGGCCGAGGCCCTGGGCGGCTGGAGCCGCGCCCGCGTGCTGGCCGAGGCCCAGCACACCCCCACCCCCCAGCAGCAGGCCGCATTCGAGCGCATGGTGCAGCGGCGCGCGCAGCTGGAGCCGGTGGCCTATATCATCGGGCGGCGCGAGTTCTACGGGCTAGATTTCGAGGTGACGCCCGACACCCTGGTGCCGCGCCCCGAGACCGAGCTGCTGGTGGAGCTGGCCCTGGCGGCGGCGCGGCGCATGGTGCGCGACGGCGCTCGCCAGGTGGATGTGGCCGATATCGGTACGGGCACGGGCTGCATCAGCGTGGCGGTGGCCGCCAACTGCACGGCGGCGCGGGTGCTGGCGGTGGATCTCTCGGCGGCGGCGCTGGCGGTGGCGGCGCGCAATGTGGCCCGCCACCGGCTGGGCGCCCAGGTGCGGCTGGCCCAGGGCGATCTGCTGGGGCCGCTGGGCCAGCCCGTGGATCTGCTGCTGAGCAACCCGCCCTACACCATCCTGGCCGATATCGACGAGAACGTGCGGCGGCACGAGCCGCACCTGGCGCTGGATGGCGGCCCCGACGGCCTCGACCTCTACCGCAGGCTGCTGGCCGACGCGCCCGCCCGGCTGGCCCCCGGCGGCGTGGTCATCCTAGAGATCGGCGACACCCAGGGCGCGGCGGTGGCCGCGCTGGCGCGGGCCGCCTTCCCAGGCGCGGCGGTCGAGGTCTACCGCGACCTTGCTGGGCTGGATCGAGTGGTGCTGGTAGATACGGGCGGCGGGCGGTGA
- the rpmB gene encoding 50S ribosomal protein L28, translating to MATCEICGKKPVFGRSIQHQGGGGWFRRAPKTNRLFKPNVQKATLTLSDGAQVRVKLCTKCLKTMTKAR from the coding sequence ATGGCTACCTGTGAGATCTGCGGCAAGAAGCCGGTTTTTGGTCGAAGCATCCAGCACCAGGGTGGTGGTGGTTGGTTCCGCCGCGCCCCCAAAACCAATCGCCTCTTCAAGCCGAATGTCCAGAAGGCGACCCTTACCCTCTCCGATGGCGCTCAGGTGCGAGTCAAGCTCTGCACCAAGTGCCTTAAGACGATGACCAAGGCTCGCTAG
- a CDS encoding Asp23/Gls24 family envelope stress response protein, which translates to MEHVNVANQRQLPAGKIEVAPRAIATIAAETVGAAYGVVGMAPRNLAEGVAHVLRRQDAHKGVDVHVRGDAIIIDLYIIVAYGTRIAEVARNVRDTVHYAVEHALGMPVAEVNVRIQGLQMQDDAT; encoded by the coding sequence ATGGAGCATGTGAATGTCGCTAATCAGCGGCAGCTGCCCGCAGGGAAGATCGAGGTAGCCCCGCGTGCTATCGCGACTATCGCTGCCGAGACAGTGGGTGCCGCCTATGGTGTGGTGGGCATGGCCCCGCGCAACCTGGCCGAGGGTGTGGCCCACGTGCTGCGCAGGCAGGATGCGCACAAGGGCGTCGATGTCCACGTGCGCGGCGACGCCATTATCATTGATCTGTATATTATTGTCGCCTATGGCACCCGTATCGCCGAGGTGGCGCGCAACGTGCGCGACACCGTGCACTACGCGGTCGAGCACGCCCTAGGTATGCCCGTGGCCGAGGTGAATGTTCGGATCCAGGGCCTTCAGATGCAGGATGACGCTACATGA
- a CDS encoding DAK2 domain-containing protein — MSNLVGGRGLAADHAAAWTGEQLLAAFRAGARWLEQHADMINALNVFPVPDGDTGTNMALTMNGAVQDVAADASCAAVADRVRYWAIMRGRGNSGIILSQVLRGMALGLAGHETMDGQALADALAQASATAYKAVMKPIEGTMLTVIREASEAARAAAAAAGATVAEVLAATVRGAEESVERTPTLLKTLRDAGVVDSGGKGLAILFEGMRRYAYGEALDAGHTAVAASAMSFEDIHGPDDFGYCTNFIVRGQGIPFDEFRATLAAMGESAVIVGDEELVKVHIHMLRPGEALNYAIGFGALTGIEITNMDMQREQLHAAAHTAPAADSTPQGNASPEDEALGQVGVVAVVQGDGFAKIFRSLHVGRVISELQLMNPSAEDLLAAIDQLPQQQVVILPNNSNVIMTARQAAELSAKQVHVVPTRTIPQGIAAMFGYNFQADLGENAEAMTSASTAVITAEVTVAVRDATVEDIAVRTGQTIGLVDGDLVVASDTAEQAMAELARALDLGNRELVTIYYGKETPRDAAEALSQSLQEQFPDLASVEVQEGGQSLYNYIIAAE; from the coding sequence ATGAGCAATTTAGTCGGGGGGCGGGGCCTGGCTGCCGACCACGCCGCGGCGTGGACTGGCGAGCAGCTGCTGGCGGCGTTTCGCGCCGGGGCGCGCTGGCTCGAACAGCACGCCGATATGATCAACGCGCTGAATGTGTTTCCGGTGCCAGATGGCGATACCGGCACCAACATGGCCCTGACCATGAATGGCGCGGTGCAGGATGTCGCGGCGGATGCGTCGTGCGCGGCGGTGGCCGATAGGGTGCGCTACTGGGCGATCATGCGCGGGCGCGGCAACTCGGGGATCATCCTCTCGCAGGTGCTGCGCGGCATGGCGCTGGGCCTGGCCGGCCACGAGACGATGGACGGCCAGGCCCTGGCCGACGCCCTGGCCCAGGCCAGCGCCACGGCCTACAAGGCGGTGATGAAGCCGATCGAGGGCACCATGCTCACCGTCATCCGCGAGGCCAGCGAGGCCGCGCGCGCCGCCGCCGCAGCAGCAGGCGCGACGGTGGCCGAGGTGCTGGCCGCCACCGTGCGCGGTGCCGAGGAGTCGGTGGAGCGCACGCCCACGCTGCTGAAGACCCTGCGCGACGCGGGCGTGGTCGACTCGGGCGGCAAGGGGCTGGCCATCCTGTTCGAGGGCATGCGCCGCTATGCCTACGGCGAGGCGCTGGACGCGGGGCACACCGCCGTGGCCGCCTCGGCTATGTCGTTCGAGGACATCCACGGCCCCGATGACTTTGGCTACTGCACCAACTTTATCGTGCGCGGCCAGGGCATCCCCTTCGACGAGTTCCGCGCCACCCTGGCCGCCATGGGCGAGTCGGCGGTGATCGTGGGCGACGAGGAGCTGGTGAAGGTCCACATCCACATGCTGCGCCCCGGCGAGGCCCTGAACTACGCCATCGGCTTCGGGGCGCTCACCGGCATCGAGATCACCAACATGGACATGCAGCGCGAGCAGCTGCACGCCGCCGCCCACACCGCCCCTGCCGCCGACAGCACGCCGCAGGGCAATGCCTCGCCCGAGGATGAGGCGCTGGGCCAGGTGGGCGTGGTGGCCGTGGTGCAGGGCGATGGCTTCGCCAAGATCTTCCGCAGCCTGCACGTGGGCCGCGTGATCTCGGAGCTGCAGCTGATGAACCCCAGCGCCGAGGATCTGCTGGCCGCGATCGACCAGCTGCCCCAGCAGCAGGTGGTCATCCTGCCCAACAACAGCAACGTGATCATGACCGCCCGCCAGGCCGCCGAGCTGAGCGCCAAGCAGGTGCATGTGGTGCCCACTCGCACCATCCCGCAGGGCATCGCCGCCATGTTCGGCTACAACTTCCAGGCCGACCTGGGCGAGAACGCCGAGGCCATGACCTCGGCCAGTACCGCTGTGATCACCGCCGAGGTGACGGTGGCCGTGCGCGACGCCACGGTGGAGGATATCGCCGTGCGCACCGGCCAGACCATCGGGCTGGTGGATGGCGACCTGGTGGTGGCCAGCGACACCGCCGAGCAGGCCATGGCCGAGCTGGCCCGCGCGCTCGACCTCGGCAACCGCGAGCTGGTGACGATATACTATGGCAAAGAGACGCCGCGCGATGCGGCGGAGGCGCTGTCACAATCGCTTCAGGAACAGTTCCCCGATCTGGCCTCGGTGGAGGTGCAGGAGGGCGGGCAGTCGCTGTATAACTACATTATCGCCGCCGAGTAG
- a CDS encoding DegV family protein codes for MAKIKIVTDSASDIPLGLAHELGIEIVPIYIHVGDQTYRSGLDITNEPFYQLFQDSKQRVSTSAPPPVVFEQIYRRLAGDYDYVFSIHTSARLSGTLHAAQQAKSRLPASATRLEVLDSKLASMALGLVAIHAARAVRDGIEPAACAQLINQLIQHCHMVFFVDTIEHLEHGGRLAMAQSVLGSMQRIKPLMLLDEGEIVPYERTRTRAKAIEGLYTFVEDFPRVEEVIAMYATTPEDVEKFMEKVDPIFPRDRVQTMQFSPSIGAHLGPGAMGVAVFEGIEGMMVKREF; via the coding sequence ATGGCAAAGATTAAAATTGTCACCGACAGCGCCTCGGATATACCGCTTGGCCTCGCGCACGAGCTCGGGATCGAGATCGTGCCGATCTATATCCACGTGGGCGATCAGACCTACCGCTCGGGCCTGGATATCACCAACGAGCCGTTCTACCAGCTGTTCCAGGACAGCAAGCAGCGCGTCTCCACATCCGCCCCGCCGCCGGTGGTGTTCGAGCAGATCTACCGCCGCCTGGCCGGCGACTACGACTACGTGTTCTCCATCCACACCTCGGCCCGCCTGAGCGGCACGCTGCACGCGGCCCAGCAGGCCAAGTCGCGGCTGCCCGCCTCGGCCACGCGCCTGGAGGTGCTGGATAGCAAGCTGGCATCCATGGCGCTGGGCCTGGTGGCCATCCACGCGGCCCGCGCCGTGCGCGACGGCATCGAGCCTGCGGCCTGCGCCCAGCTGATCAACCAGCTGATCCAGCACTGCCATATGGTGTTCTTCGTAGATACGATCGAGCACCTGGAGCACGGCGGTCGGCTGGCCATGGCCCAGTCGGTGCTCGGCTCGATGCAGCGCATCAAGCCGCTGATGCTGCTGGATGAGGGCGAGATCGTGCCCTACGAGCGCACCCGCACCCGCGCCAAGGCGATTGAGGGCCTCTACACCTTCGTCGAGGATTTCCCTAGGGTGGAGGAGGTGATCGCGATGTACGCCACCACGCCCGAGGACGTGGAGAAGTTCATGGAGAAGGTCGACCCGATCTTCCCGCGCGACCGCGTGCAGACCATGCAGTTCAGCCCCAGCATCGGGGCGCACCTTGGGCCGGGCGCGATGGGCGTGGCGGTGTTCGAGGGCATCGAGGGGATGATGGTCAAGCGCGAGTTCTAG
- a CDS encoding DegV family protein, with amino-acid sequence MIHIVVDSGADLPADVAAEAGITVIPLLVSVGGETVRDTDLPRHQFYERLVSSSAIPQTSSPPIGLFADAFRSLTANGDAVLSISLSGRLSSTYSAARQAAQLVDGAQIVCVDSGTVIAPLAELALLAARAASQGATMDDLVALVHQRRARSVLLIGLDTLRYLEKGGRIGPLRAFLGTMLSVKPILEVREGEVLPVEQVRTSKRMPPRLIELARARGSYAALSVVYTTDHAAAAALADACAAAGMLPREQIGLIQAGPALGTHVGPGTLGIGGLLVE; translated from the coding sequence GTGATCCACATCGTTGTTGATAGCGGGGCAGATCTGCCCGCCGATGTCGCCGCCGAGGCTGGCATCACGGTCATTCCGCTGCTGGTGAGCGTGGGCGGCGAGACGGTGCGCGACACCGACCTGCCGCGCCACCAGTTCTACGAGCGGCTGGTGTCCTCGTCGGCCATCCCGCAGACATCGTCGCCGCCGATCGGGCTGTTCGCCGACGCCTTCCGCAGCCTGACGGCCAACGGCGACGCGGTGCTATCGATCAGCCTCTCGGGGCGGCTCTCCTCCACCTACAGCGCGGCGCGCCAGGCCGCCCAGCTGGTGGATGGCGCGCAGATCGTATGCGTGGACAGCGGCACGGTGATCGCGCCGCTGGCCGAGCTGGCGCTGCTGGCGGCCCGCGCGGCCAGCCAGGGGGCCACTATGGATGATCTGGTGGCGCTGGTGCACCAGCGCCGCGCCCGCTCGGTGCTGCTGATCGGGCTGGACACACTGCGCTACCTGGAGAAAGGTGGGCGCATCGGGCCGCTGCGGGCCTTCCTGGGCACCATGCTCAGCGTGAAGCCCATTCTGGAGGTGCGCGAGGGCGAGGTGCTGCCGGTGGAGCAGGTGCGCACATCCAAGCGCATGCCGCCGCGCCTGATCGAGCTGGCCCGCGCGCGCGGCAGCTACGCCGCGCTAAGCGTGGTCTACACCACCGACCACGCCGCCGCCGCCGCCCTGGCCGATGCCTGCGCCGCCGCCGGGATGCTGCCCCGCGAGCAGATCGGCCTCATCCAGGCTGGCCCGGCGCTGGGCACCCACGTCGGCCCCGGCACGCTGGGCATCGGCGGCCTGCTGGTGGAGTAG